Genomic segment of Gilliamella apis:
AGAGGCTAGGCAAGCAAAAAATATAGAAGAAAAACAACAAAAGAATACCAATTACACACTTAATGCTAATGAGCGGGCATTAATGGCTCGAGTCAGTGGTATTGGTAAACCGCAACACCAATTTAATTGGCCTGTAAATGGTAATATTATTCATCGATTTGGCGAAGCATTACAAGGTGAACTCCGTTGGAAAGGGATGGTCATCGATGCTAGAGATGGCACTCAAGTTAAAGCCATTGCTGATGGACGAGTTATCTTAGCCAGTTGGTTACAAGGATATGGATTTGTTGTTGCACTTGAACATGGTAAAGGCGATATGAGTTTATATGGTTATAACCAACGAGTGTTAGTTGAAGTAGGTGAAAAAGTTCGAGCTCAACAGCCAATTGCTATTGTTGGCTCCAGTGGTGGTCAAAATATCTCTGGCCTTTATTTTGAAATTCGTCGAGATGGTAAAGCATTAGATCCAAATGGTTGGTTAAAATGATAAAACATCTATTAAAAGTAGGAGTATTATTTTTATTATTTAATGCTAATAATGTATTAGCAGCAAAATTAGCATTAGTTATAGATGATTTTGGTTATCGCCAGCACAATGAAGAACAGATTATTTCATTCTCCGACAACATCACAATTGCCGTTCTTCCTCATTCACCGAATGCTAGACGGATTGCGACCATTGCTCATGAACATGGTAATGATGTTATTATTCACTTACCCATGGCTCCTTTGGGGAAACAACCTCTAGAGAAAGATACTCTATTTCCCTATATGAGTGAGTTAGAAGTAAAAAGAATCGTTGATGATGCGGTCTCGCGTGTACCGTATGCGATTGGTGTGAATAATCATATGGGCAGTTTAATGACTGCAAATTTAAATGGTATGCATAACGTCATGAAGGCGTTAAGTCACTATTCAATGTTTTTTTTAGATAGTAAAACGATAGGTAAGACTCAAGTTAAAAATGCTGCAAGTGAATACAATATAGCGGTTATTGGACGCGATGTATTTTTAGATGATCAACAAAAAGAATATGCTATTGCTCGGCAGTTTGATTTGGCAATAAAAATGGCTCAAAAAAATGGACATGCCATTGCTATTGGTCACCCTCATCCACAAACCGTGAATGTCTTACGTACAAAATTAGCTAATTTACCTGACGATATTGAACTAGTAAAAGTTAGTCAGTTGATCACAACACCACGAACTAAATCTAAACTCAAACCGACAATTAAAGATATATTTGAAAAATATAAAAAACGATTTACAGATATATCAAATCTTAATTCTCTCGAATAACAACAGTTATTGCTTTTCAAGCGTACGATGACGAATTTGAACTTGTTTATTTTGCGCTTTAAAAAACTCGGCTAATTGTTCAGCGATAAATACAGAGCGGTGTTGTCCACCAGTACAACCAATGGCAATAGTCAGGTAGCTACGGTTATTTTTTTCTAACATTGGCAACCATTGTTGTAGATAATTGGCGGTTTGATAAATGAAATTCGCTACCTCATCATGTTTTAATAAATAGTTTTTAACTGGTTCATCTAAGCCGGTTAATGGACGTAAATTGATATCCCAATGGGGATTCGGTAAAAATCTAACGTCAAACACAAAATCAGCATCGACGGGTAAACCATGTTTAAATCCAAATGATTCAAAGATCATGGTTAATTCTCGTTCTTTTTTACCTAAAACTCTGGTTCTAAGAATAGTTGATAACTCATGAACAGAAAGGTTGTCGGTATTTATCATCAAACTCGCATGTGATTTTAAAGGCTCTAAATAGGTTTCTTCTCGATCGATGGCTTCTTCTAATGAATATTTTTGATTGGTAAGTGGATGTATTCGTCTGGTTTCGCTATAACGTCGAATCAGTGTATTACGACTACAATCAAAAAAGATTATTTCAGGTGTGACAGAAGAAGGTAAACGTTGGAGAATATCATGATTAAAATCAAAATGATCAGGCAAATTTCGAATATCTAGACTGACCGCAACAGGGGTATTATTATCTTTTAATGATTCAGCCAGTTGGGGCAATAATGCAATAGGAATATTATCAACACAATAAAATCCCATATCTTCTAGTGCACGTAATGCAATTGATTTACCCGAACCTGAACGGCCACTAACTATCAATAATATCACAATATCAACTCCAAAATAATTGGTGTTCTAGTATATACTGTTTAGTTCAAAATGTTAAATTATTGAAAATAAACAGCGATCTGAAAAGCCAGATTATCTGGCTAGTACTCAGTTTTTATTTTGGCAATTAATTGTTTAAGTGCTTGTCCACGATGAGAAATTTGGCTTTTATGCTCTTTGGTGAGTTCTGCTGCACTACAATTAAGTTCTGGAATAAAAAATAATGGATCATAACCAAATCCACCATTGCCATGTGGTTCATTCAAAATTAATCCGTTCCATTTTCCTAAACAAATAATAGGCGTTGGATCATTTTCGTGTCGCATAAAAGCAAGTGCACAATAAAAGTATGCGGTTCTTTTTTCTTTTGCTACATCTTTTAA
This window contains:
- a CDS encoding divergent polysaccharide deacetylase family protein; its protein translation is MIKHLLKVGVLFLLFNANNVLAAKLALVIDDFGYRQHNEEQIISFSDNITIAVLPHSPNARRIATIAHEHGNDVIIHLPMAPLGKQPLEKDTLFPYMSELEVKRIVDDAVSRVPYAIGVNNHMGSLMTANLNGMHNVMKALSHYSMFFLDSKTIGKTQVKNAASEYNIAVIGRDVFLDDQQKEYAIARQFDLAIKMAQKNGHAIAIGHPHPQTVNVLRTKLANLPDDIELVKVSQLITTPRTKSKLKPTIKDIFEKYKKRFTDISNLNSLE
- the rapZ gene encoding RNase adapter RapZ, whose product is MILLIVSGRSGSGKSIALRALEDMGFYCVDNIPIALLPQLAESLKDNNTPVAVSLDIRNLPDHFDFNHDILQRLPSSVTPEIIFFDCSRNTLIRRYSETRRIHPLTNQKYSLEEAIDREETYLEPLKSHASLMINTDNLSVHELSTILRTRVLGKKERELTMIFESFGFKHGLPVDADFVFDVRFLPNPHWDINLRPLTGLDEPVKNYLLKHDEVANFIYQTANYLQQWLPMLEKNNRSYLTIAIGCTGGQHRSVFIAEQLAEFFKAQNKQVQIRHRTLEKQ